From a region of the Vairimorpha necatrix chromosome 4, complete sequence genome:
- a CDS encoding structural maintenance of chromosomes protein, translated as MYKLKSLEITNFKSYKSFHKIPFDDHFTCIIGPNGSGKSNILDAIVFVMTNTPYNIKNATVKLILKQDNEEISFTRFINMNSKNSYFINNKKTVFKEYITNFIIYQSHTDYPLHLIIEQASGSIKYKDEYNKLKNKYNELLIKLKIETESRRQYLNILRENKKYEEEYNKYLGQTKRKKEIEDALFNNKIRKLVHRYTSLRDKFVVQTNKMLINKKKLLNENIKNQNFLIDQKQDLISKIERDLAYKPNPLIPNFDSLETEYFRLLNNEECCKIEVEDEVSKIMILEKDSLISKYKDNILNYNNLEEEYKKYNEELNICNNEILIDKNIKSKNIKLYNIKNKIKDLEGVIGFIPDLIRCHNEKYDMAIRSILMSYEFTCVVKDKETAFRCIKLCKDLKLGRISCIVKDNVKKTTITSGYKDLVSPLLVVNYPGDISHIVEYIFGNILISNKEYSMNIKENMFNICTIDGVIIKNKGRLINFHKCLPSSSSLDKRLDLLNTLKSLKQKLDSFSKIELIKLKINKLQEEIDTRKIKKITVLVPETKVFGDLFKKYGYKNYSDYVSRNSKYYEEENQIKNKVLEEKKNKISKKLEEEVKRLRELEEEYNKIKVEEDINEETGNEKEEIEEEIRDLYFIERNEVIEIQEILEKYKSMTNNENNDNINNLWSELEDINKALKNTTLIKNTTTLDYNSEIYDKLKKETLETKSTLNSVKNKRTELFTSYLTKMNEIILGLYSEISGGSCNLVADNPEEPFESVKYYVMVPNKKYQDYNLLSGGEQMISRVVLMYALTKMSNKEFILLDEVDSNLDNYNVQRLVEFIKREKIQVVMVSLKVGVYKESNKMIGVYKKSGVSKTLHYAM; from the coding sequence ATGTACAAACTCAAATCTCTTGAAATCACAAATTTCAAATCTTACAAATCATTCCACAAAATCCCATTCGACGACCACTTCACTTGCATTATCGGCCCAAACGGGTCAGGAAAATCAAACATCTTAGACGCCATAGTCTTCGTAATGACAAACACCCcttacaatataaaaaatgctaCTGTCAAATTAATCTTAAAACAAGACAATGAAGAAATATCTTTCACcagatttataaatatgaattcTAAGAATTCATATTTCATTAATAACAAAAAGACTGtatttaaagaatacataactaattttataatttaccAGTCACATACAGATTATCCTTTACATTTGATTATAGAACAAGCGTCAGGaagtataaaatataaagatgagtataataaattaaaaaataagtataacgagttattaataaaacttaaGATAGAAACTGAAAGTAGAAgacaatatttaaatatattgagagagaataagaaatatgaagaggaatataacaaatatttagGGCAGACCAAAagaaagaaagaaatagaAGATGCAttgtttaataataaaatacgGAAATTAGTACACAGGTATACCAGTTTGAGGGACAAGTTTGTTGTACAGACAAACAAAATgttaataaacaaaaagaaactgctaaatgaaaatataaaaaatcagaatTTTCTAATTGATCAAAAACAAGATTTGATTTCCAAAATTGAAAGGGATTTGGCTTACAAGCCAAATCCCCTTATTCCGAATTTCGATTCTTTAGAGACAGAATATTTCAGActattaaataatgaaGAATGTTGTAAAATTGAAGTAGAAGACGAagtatcaaaaataatgatCTTAGAAAAAGATTCcttaatttctaaatataaagataatattctaaattataataatttagaagaagaatataagaaatataatgaagaattaaatatttgtaataatGAGATattaattgataaaaatataaagagtAAGAATATTAAGTTGTATAATATTAAGAATAAGATTAAAGATTTAGAAGGAGTAATAGGATTTATTCCTGATTTAATAAGATGTCATAATGAGAAATATGACATGGCCATTAGATCTATATTAATGAGTTATGAGTTTACATGTGTAGTAAAAGATAAAGAGACGGCTTTTAgatgtataaaattatgtaaaGATCTTAAATTAGGTCGAATTTCTTGTATAGTAAAAGACAATGTGAAAAAGACTACTATTACTAGTGGTTATAAAGACTTAGTATCTCCACTTTTAGTTGTAAATTATCCTGGAGATATTTCTCATATTgttgaatatatttttgggaatattttaatttctaataagGAATATTCaatgaatataaaagaaaatatgtttaatatttgcACTATTGATGGGgtcataataaaaaacaaaggaagattaataaatttccaCAAATGTCTCCCTTCATCTTCTTCCCTAGACAAAAGACTTGATCTTCTGAATACTCTAAAATCTCTAAAGCAGAAACTCGACTCATTTTCCAAGatagaattaataaaactcaaaattaataaattacaagaagaaattgacacaagaaaaatcaagaaaatCACAGTACTAGTCCCAGAGACTAAAGTATTTGGAgatttatttaagaaatatggATATAAGAATTACAGTGACTATGTAAGTAGAAATagtaaatattatgaaGAAGAAAACCAAATAAAGAATAAGGTATTAGAAGAGAAGAAGAATAAGATAAGTAAGAAATTAGAAGAAGAAGTAAAAAGACTTAGAGAGTTAGAAGAggaatataataaaattaaagtaGAAGAAGATATTAATGAGGAGACAGGAAATgagaaagaagaaatagaagaagaaataagagatttatattttatagaaagAAATGAAGTAATAGAAATCCAAGAGATATTagagaaatataaatcaatgaccaataatgaaaataatgataatattaataatttatggTCTGAATTAgaagatataaataaagcCCTTAAGAATACTACcctaattaaaaatactacTACACTGGATTATAACTCGGAAATATACGACAAGTTAAAGAAAGAGACACTAGAGACGAAATCCACTCTGAATTCCGTAAAGAACAAGAGGACTGAGTTGTTTACAAGTTACCTTACTAAGATGAATGAGATCATCCTGGGCTTGTACTCTGAGATATCGGGCGGGTCTTGTAATTTAGTAGCTGATAATCCCGAGGAGCCCTTTGAGAGTGTCAAGTACTACGTCATGGTCCCCAATAAGAAATATCAAGATTATAATTTACTGAGTGGAGGGGAGCAGATGATCAGTCGAGTCGTCTTGATGTACGCCCTTACTAAGATGAGTAATAAGGAGTTTATTTTACTGGATGAAGTGGACTCTAATCTTGACAATTATAATGTGCAGAGACTAGTGGAGTTTATAAAGAGGGAGAAGATCCAAGTAGTGATGGTGAGTCTTAAAGTGGGAGTGTATAAGGAGAGTAATAAGATGATAGgagtatataaaaagagtGGAGTAAGTAAAACATTGCACTATGCAATGTAA
- a CDS encoding putative translocation protein SEC66: protein MILLLTIILSITLISFSILRRSTVKGSSSSSVHMVTYYDSLFLNNKQKSFDLLLLWYRDLKSRLLTIEKEKEVVDPLYSKRLVSEEMYNRINEDIKNMNTERMIIEQEAQAYNRNIFKECKVRPVENKNYKIIEDIHFNKKREALESNLRERLLIK from the coding sequence ATGATCCTTCTCTTGACTATAATTCTGAGTATCACTTTGATCTCCTTCTCCATACTGAGGAGATCTACAGTAAAAGGATCTTCCTCCTCCTCAGTGCACATGGTCACATACTATGACTCACTCTTCCTCAATAATAAACAGAAGAGCTTTGACTTACTTCTCTTGTGGTACAGAGATCTCAAGTCTAGACTCTTGACCATAGAGAAAGAGAAGGAAGTAGTCGACCCCCTGTACAGTAAGAGACTGGTGAGTGAAGAGATGTATAACAGAATAAATGAAGACATAAAGAACATGAACACGGAGAGGATGATCATCGAGCAGGAAGCCCAGGCATATAACAGGAATATCTTCAAGGAATGTAAAGTGAGACCAGTAGAGAATAAAAACTACAAGATAATTGAAGATATTCACTTTAACAAGAAAAGGGAAGCACTTGAATCAAATCTAAGGGAGAGACTTCTAATAAAATGA
- a CDS encoding homeobox domain-containing protein 11: MKFIDQEKTIMKYYISDTKRGRLRMNKYQIDMLNRAYYNNPYPNKHEKFELNIMTKIPIKNIKIWFQNKRSRERL, encoded by the coding sequence ATGAAGTTTATAGATCAAGAGAAGACAATCATGAAATATTACATCAGTGATACTAAGAGAGGTAGACTCCGTATGAATAAGTATCAGATAGATATGTTAAATAGAGCATACTATAATAATCCATATCCAAATAAACATGAGAAATTTGAGTTAAATATTATGACTAAGATTCCCATTaagaatataaagataTGGTTTCAGAATAAAAGATCAAGAGAGAGGTTATAA
- a CDS encoding signal recognition particle 54 kDa (SRP54), with protein sequence MITDLGKSITASLSRLFTTNITEDSIKNIIDDICTSLIHSNVNQKYVQKIKENLYKKILEKNIQGFNKQKVVETAVFEELVSLIDPKIKPFEIIKGKSNVVVFVGLQGAGKTTSICKYANYYKKKGLKVGLVCADTFRAGAFEQIKQNALKIKVPFYGNDEADPVVVALEGVSRFKKEDFDLICVDTSGRHTQEKDLFVEMTDIINAVVPDNIVFVMDAGIGQSSEDQALGFKNSVNVGSIIITKIDGTTKAGGAISSVAVTQCPILFVGTGENMEDFEIFEPKGFVGRMLGMGDLHGLSKKISDLKIDEKELMNKFQKGTFTLNDFSVQFKQLLSLGPMSKLLEMLPGGGGFQMPDEKRFKKLICILDSFSKSELDSDGTVIEKERSRILRIAKGSASAPQEVMELLVQFKNMSNMMKKFANVPGYGDLIGKDPNTLSESQKAKFKQQAKGLLPKDMLDTMSRFL encoded by the coding sequence ATGATCACGGATTTAGGGAAATCTATCACTGCTTCATTGAGCAGATTATTCACTACAAATATAACAGAAGActctataaaaaacatcatAGACGACATTTGTACATCACTAATACACTCTAATGTAAACCAGAAATATGTCCAGAAAATCAAGGAGAACTTATATAAGAAGATACTAGAGAAGAACATACAAGGATTTAACAAGCAGAAAGTAGTAGAGACTGCTGTATTCGAGGAACTAGTATCTTTGATAGACCCGAAAATAAAGCCCTTTGAGATCATAAAAGGGAAAAGTAATGTGGTGGTATTTGTAGGGCTCCAAGGAGCAGGAAAGACGACATctatttgtaaatatgCGAACTACTACAAGAAAAAAGGACTGAAAGTGGGACTTGTCTGTGCGGATACCTTCAGGGCTGGTGCATTTgaacaaataaaacaaaatgcACTAAAAATCAAAGTGCCCTTCTATGGGAATGACGAGGCTGATCCAGTAGTAGTCGCCCTAGAAGGAGTGagtagatttaaaaaagaagactTTGATCTCATCTGTGTAGATACAAGTGGAAGGCACACCCAAGAAAAAGATCTCTTTGTGGAGATGACTGATATAATAAATGCCGTAGTACCAGACAATATTGTATTCGTCATGGACGCGGGTATTGGTCAATCTTCAGAAGATCAGGCACTGGGCTTTAAGAATTCAGTGAATGTAGGGTCAATCATAATTACTAAGATCGATGGTACAACTAAGGCAGGAGGAGCCATCTCTTCCGTGGCGGTTACTCAATGTCCTATCCTTTTTGTGGGTACGGGGGAAAATATGGAGGACTTTGAGATCTTCGAGCCTAAAGGCTTTGTAGGGAGAATGTTGGGAATGGGAGATCTACATGGTCTTTCTAAAAAGATATCTGATCTGAAAATAGATGAGAAGGAATTAATGAATAAATTCCAAAAGGGAACATTTACACTTAATGATTTCTCTGTACAGTTTAAACAATTACTCAGTCTTGGGCCTATGAgtaaattattagaaatgcTTCCTGGTGGAGGTGGATTTCAAATGCCTGATGAGAAGAGGTTTAAAAAACTCATTTGTATTCTTGACTCATTTAGTAAATCAGAATTAGATTCTGATGGAACAGTAATAGAGAAAGAAAGATCAAGAATCTTAAGGATAGCCAAGGGATCTGCTTCTGCGCCCCAAGAAGTCATGGAGTTACTAGTACAATTTAAGAATATGTCTAATATGATGAAGAAATTCGCCAATGTACCAGGATATGGGGATCTAATAGGGAAAGATCCCAATACACTGAGTGAATCTCAGAAGGCCAAGTTTAAGCAACAAGCCAAAGGGTTGTTGCCCAAAGATATGCTTGATACTATGAGTagatttctttaa
- a CDS encoding 60S acidic ribosomal protein P0 (RLA0): MTVKESKVRKQNTYEKAKECFKTFNKFALVSMDNIVSNQLKEMKRAWGSSSVFLTGKNTAIRRALKELNKEEMLDKVKGNISLVFFKDDVKKIKEVIDEFERGSVAKVGDVSQSDVWIKAHVTGMTSDKTGYFQTLGIPTKITKGKIEIMQDFLVLNAGDKVGPSQANLLALINIKPFRYKMKIFSIYEDGEFYCPSLIDVSEEDIKGIYSQAIRDVAMFSLGSEIITQASVPYEISKAFRSVLNFGFGAEIKINDSPLPMVY; the protein is encoded by the coding sequence ATGACCGTCAAGGAATCAAAAGtaagaaaacaaaatactTACGAAAAAGCCAAggaatgttttaaaacatttaacaAGTTTGCTTTAGTTTCCATGGACAATATTGTTTCCAATCAACTTAAAGAAATGAAGAGAGCATGGGGTTCTTCTTCCGTATTCCTTACTGGTAAGAATACGGCTATAAGACGAGCTCTTAAAGAActtaataaagaagaaatgcTTGACAAAGTCAAAGGAAATATTTCCTTAGTATTTTTCAAGGATGATGTCAAGAAGATTAAAGAAGTTATAGACGAGTTTGAGAGAGGAAGTGTGGCCAAAGTAGGAGACGTTTCTCAGAGTGATGTTTGGATTAAAGCTCATGTCACAGGAATGACTTCTGATAAGACGGGGTATTTCCAGACACTAGGAATTCCTACTAAAATTACTAAGGGTAAAATCGAGATTATGCAAGATTTCTTAGTTTTGAATGCTGGGGACAAAGTTGGACCAAGTCAGGCCAATTTACTGGCTCTGATTAATATTAAGCCttttagatataaaatGAAGATATTTAGTATTTATGAAGATGGAGAATTCTACTGTCCATCTCTTATTGATGTATCTGAAGAAGATATTAAAGGAATTTATAGTCAAGCTATTAGAGACGTGGCTATGTTCAGTCTTGGTAGTGAGATCATCACTCAAGCAAGTGTTCCTTATGAAATTAGTAAGGCATTTAGAAGTGTACTGAATTTTGGATTTGGAGCAGAAATTAAGATTAATGATTCGCCATTACCAATGgtctattaa